One genomic segment of Flagellimonas marinaquae includes these proteins:
- a CDS encoding 3-keto-disaccharide hydrolase — translation MKRALMLALLAIGVACKENPKENKEEKEEVIEIVKEAENEWVTLFDGSSFEGWHYYNGGPVTEPWKLEDGAMVFYPPENREEGASFNLVSDAEFTDFILTMEWKIAEGGNSGIFWGVSEDEKYAQPYLTGPEIQVLDNERHPDAQNGENRMAGALYDMVSPTQHVTKPAGEWNTFELMVNHKTNKGHVVLNGTKIVEFPVHGPDWDKMVASSKFADWEGFGAYRTGKIGLQDHGDRVSYKNIKIKAL, via the coding sequence ATGAAAAGAGCTTTGATGTTGGCATTACTGGCCATTGGCGTTGCCTGTAAAGAAAACCCAAAGGAAAATAAGGAAGAAAAAGAAGAAGTGATCGAGATTGTGAAAGAAGCCGAAAATGAGTGGGTTACCCTATTCGACGGAAGTTCATTCGAAGGTTGGCATTACTATAATGGCGGACCAGTTACCGAGCCATGGAAATTGGAAGATGGGGCCATGGTGTTCTACCCACCGGAAAACAGGGAAGAAGGAGCGTCTTTTAATCTGGTTAGTGATGCTGAGTTTACGGATTTTATTTTAACTATGGAATGGAAAATTGCCGAAGGGGGAAATAGTGGGATTTTTTGGGGTGTTTCAGAAGATGAAAAATACGCCCAGCCCTATTTAACAGGACCAGAAATACAAGTGTTGGACAATGAAAGACATCCTGATGCCCAAAATGGGGAAAATCGTATGGCAGGAGCTTTGTACGATATGGTTTCGCCTACCCAGCATGTAACCAAGCCAGCCGGTGAATGGAATACGTTTGAATTAATGGTGAACCATAAGACCAATAAAGGACATGTAGTATTGAATGGAACAAAAATAGTGGAGTTTCCAGTGCATGGGCCGGATTGGGACAAAATGGTCGCATCCTCAAAATTTGCAGATTGGGAAGGTTTTGGCGCTTACAGGACTGGAAAAATCGGTTTACAAGATCATGGGGACAGGGTGTCCTATAAAAACATAAAGATCAAAGCATTATAA